In a genomic window of Erigeron canadensis isolate Cc75 chromosome 5, C_canadensis_v1, whole genome shotgun sequence:
- the LOC122602256 gene encoding pollen-specific leucine-rich repeat extensin-like protein 4: MKALCCFLFLSLFSIISSRTLSLSLNNAFAAAITRRHLVQTKETDHEPDVWETEVDPKLVFPNPRLKKAYYALQEWKKVIFSDPEKMIRNWEGVDVCSYNGVFCEKAPDDPNIMTVAGIDLNHGDIAGELVPQLGLLTDLAIFHINSNRFCGMLPNCLSKLSILHEFDISNNRFVGPFPSVVLDMPKLKYLDIRFNNFEGALPPELFDKDLDAIFLNHNRFCSNIPENFGNSSASVIVLAENDFKGCIPTSIGDMTCLDEVIFANNELSGCLPDEFGLLENITVLDLSKNKFVGTLPEGFQNLKRVEMIDIGHNEFTGTVGDSICTLPKLMNFTFSDNYFNGLEPKCEKPVKPELVFENRDNCLPGKPDQKKENKCAPVVNREIDCESVGCRPSIDSDEEGQKRKPPKRKPPPVPKPTPVPKPPTPKPAPPVHSPPPPVPKPPPTPVQPPPPPVQPPPKPIQPPPSPVPKPPPTPVPEAPKPKPPPIQSPPPPVHSPPPPVHSPPPPVHSPPPPVHSPPPPIHSPPPPVHSPPPPVHSPPPPPPVFSPPPPPSQPPPSPPPSPPPPVPSPPPPTFDDIVLPPHIGSRYPSPPPPIFEGY, encoded by the coding sequence ATGAAAGCCTTATGTtgctttcttttcctttctcttTTCTCCATTATTTCTTCCCGAACCTTATCTCTCTCACTAAACAACGCCTTCGCGGCAGCCATTACACGACGTCACCTAGTCCAAACGAAAGAAACTGACCATGAACCCGATGTTTGGGAGACCGAGGTTGATCCAAAATTAGTTTTCCCTAATCCTAGGCTTAAAAAGGCCTATTATGCATTACAAGAATGGAAGAAGGTCATTTTTTCAGACCCGGAAAAAATGATTAGAAATTGGGAAGGCGTAGATGTATGTTCTTATAATGGCGTGTTTTGTGAAAAAGCACCGGATGATCCAAATATAATGACGGTCGCTGGAATTGATCTTAACCATGGCGACATAGCAGGCGAACTCGTTCCACAACTTGGGCTATTAACTGACCTAGCCATATTCCACATAAATTCTAATAGATTTTGTGGGATGCTCCCAAATTGTTTATCAAAGCTTTCAATCCTTCACGAATTCGACATAAGCAATAACCGATTTGTGGGCCCGTTTCCTAGTGTTGTGTTGGACATGCCTAAACTAAAGTATCTTGATATTAGATTTAATAACTTTGAAGGAGCATTACCACCTGAACTGTTTGATAAAGACTTGGATGCTATATTCTTGAACCATAACCGATTCTGCTCCAATATACCAGAAAACTTCGGGAATTCTAGTGCTTCAGTTATCGTGTTAGCGGAAAATGACTTTAAAGGATGCATTCCTACTAGTATTGGCGATATGACTTGCTTAGATGAGGTCATTTTTGCTAACAATGAACTATCTGGTTGCTTACCTGACGAATTTGGGTTGCTCGAGAATATAACAGTTTTGGACTTGAGTAAGAACAAATTTGTAGGTACGCTACCGGAAGGTTTTCAAAACCTGAAGCGCGTTGAGATGATTGATATTGGGCATAACGAGTTCACTGGTACGGTGGGTGATTCTATTTGTACTTTGCCGAAACTAATGAACTTTACGTTTTCTGATAATTACTTCAATGGACTTGAACCAAAATGTGAAAAACCTGTAAAGCCAGAGCTTGTGTTTGAAAACCGAGATAACTGTTTGCCGGGTAAACCAGATCAGAAAAAGGAGAATAAGTGTGCGCCAGTTGTGAATCGGGAGATTGATTGTGAATCGGTTGGGTGTAGACCGTCAATAGATAGCGACGAAGAGGGTCAGAAGAGAAAACCACCAAAGAGAAAACCACCTCCTGTACCTAAGCCCACACCGGTTCCAAAACCACCTACACCTAAGCCAGCACCACCGGTTCATTCACCACCGCCACCGGTTCCTAAACCACCTCCAACACCGGTTCAACCTCCTCCACCACCTGTTCAACCACCTCCAAAACCTATTCAACCACCTCCTTCCCCGGTTCCTAAACCACCTCCAACACCGGTGCCCGAAGCACCTAAGCCTAAACCACCGCCAATTCAATCACCTCCTCCACCAGTCCACTCACCTCCACCACCGGTTCATTCCCCTCCACCACCGGTTCATTCCCCTCCACCACCGGTCCACTCCCCACCTCCACCCATTCACTCACCTCCCCCACCGGTTCATTCCCCCCCTCCACCAGTTcactcaccaccaccaccaccaccagtattctcacctccaccaccaccaagtCAACCACCTCCATCACCTCCtccgtcaccaccacctccagtCCCATCCCCACCGCCACCAACCTTTGACGACATTGTACTTCCACCACATATCGGTTCACGTtacccatcaccgccaccaccaataTTTGAAGGGTACTAA